Part of the Lujinxingia vulgaris genome is shown below.
ACGACGCCCGATGACGTCACCGCCGGGAGGCGGCAGCTCACAGCGCTGGCTGCGCCCGAGCATGCTGCCCGCAAAGAGAATCGAGGCGCGCACCTTGCGGCAGAGCTCCTGATTGAGGTTCGTGCGGTCGACATTCTTGTTGACCACCCGCACCACGTTCTCCTCGATCCACTCGTGTTCGCCACCCAGGTCGGCCATCACCTCCAGCATCACCTCCACGTCGCGGATGCGCGGGACGTTGCGCAGCGTGATCGGCTCGTCGCTCAGCAGCGTCGCCGCCAGACAGGGCAACGCTTCATTTTTGCTGCCTCCCGGGCGAACCTTCCCCGAGAGCTTACGACCACCTTCGATGACGAACTTTTCCATGGATATCTCGACCTTTACAAAACGTCTGCGTGACCTGTGGTGCCTCTCTAAAAGGCGCGCGCAGGTGTACCACGACGCTCGCCAGGGCCACAACCACCCCGGCGAGGATGCAGCGAGCATCGCTTAACACCGCCAGCCCCCAGGACAATCGCAACGTCCCACAAGGTTTTTTTATGGAGAACCCACCCAATCCGTAGGGAGGGGTCTTGTGCCCCTCCGGAACTCCCAAGGCGGGGACCCACAAGGGCTCCCCCTACGGTGGCGGGTGGTGGGGACCCACTTTGCAATTGCCCTGCGCCAGCCCCGGGGGCTCCTGGCGCTTGTCTTATCAACGAGTCATACCGAGCGACCTGAACAAAACATCTCACTCGACCTCATCGACCAGCCGCCGCGCCCCCACCTCCCGCTCCAGCAGCACTCGCCGCACCTTGTCCGGCACGCACAGCCGCACCGTGTTGTAGGTGTCCCGGCCCAGCAGGTGCACAAAGTCGCTGCCCTGCTCAATGGGCACCACGCGCCCGTCCCGCTCCACCACCGGGATATGCGCACTCAGCCGCGGGTGACTCGGATCGTAGGGGCGATAGGGCGTGTCGCGAGCGCGGTCCACAAGCACCGCATAGTCCACCTCCAGCCCCTGCTCCCGGGCCACCTCGGCGGCGCGGTCCAGGATGCGCGCCACCAGCACCGGGTCGCCCGGCGGAAGGTCCACCGTCTTATAAAGCTCCCGGTTCAACAGCCCCTCGCTCAGACTCGCCAGCACCTCATCCTCGCCACGCTGCCACACCTTGAGCATCATCCACACGTCGGTGTCATCGACCTGCAGATACTCCCGGGTACTCAACGCCTCGCCACCGAGCAACCTCAAGAGCGGATGCCGGTCATCGAGCCCTCCCCACCGCTCCCCGGCCGCGTAACGCTCGCCAGCGCGGCGCAGCACCGCCTCCAGCATCTTCTCGGCCGCGCGCACCGTTTTATGCAGATACACCTGCTTGAACATATGAAAACGCGCGATCAGATAATCCTCGACCGCCTCCCGCGCCCGGTAGCTCACCGCCAGCCTGCGCACCGCTTTCCCCTTCGCCCCCTTGCTCTCGTAGACCTTCAGCGTCGCCAGAATCCGCTCAAAATCATAGACGCCGATCTTCACCCCCGTGGCATGACCATCGCGCAGAATATAATCCTGGCGATCCGCATCAAGCTGCGAACTCACGATATCCCGAAACACCTGCCGCCCCGGATCAAAGCCCTCCCGCGGCTCAAAATACCTCGCCACATCCCGGGGTAGTTTCGGATCCACCGCCGCCAGAATCTTATAAACTTCCCCCTCTTCATCGAGAATCGCATCGCGGGTAAACGCCTCGTGATTGACGCCCGTGACCTTCTCAATCGCATGGCTAAATGGCCCATGCCCCACATCATGCAAAAGCGCCGCCGCAAAGACCTCCTGGCGCGTGCGCGTATCCACCTCGATCGGCAAGGCCGCGACCATGCGCCTCGCGATATGCGCCACCCCCATCGAATGCGCGAAGCGGCTATGCTCCGCCCCCTGGTACACCAGCGACGCCAGCCCCAGCTGCCTCACGCGCCGCAACCTCTGCACCGTGGAGGTGCGCATCAGATCAAAGAGCAAGCTCTCGGCCTCATCGCTCAAATCCAGGCTGATGATGTCGTGAATCGGGTCGCGAAATAACTTCGGTCGCATAGGTGCTCCGCATCGGGCCAACACACCCGGCGTCTACCGGCCGGGCCTCTCGGGTCATAGCACCAACAGCGCCTGTCCCACCAACATTCAGCGCGCCCACTCTCAGCGCGCCCCGGCCCACTCTTTGGTGCGCTCCCGACTCGTCTTATCCACGTCGAGCACAAACTTAATAAGCTCCAGCGCGTACTCCCCTGCCGCCACCGTCACCTCCAGCCCCGCCATCCACCCCGGTGCGTGCCCCTCCCAGCGGTCCACCCCGCCGATGCGCCGCACATCTTCGCTATAAGGCACCATCACGTAATCCCCGTGCACCCGAATCGCCACCGACCCGAAACGGTAAAACACAAGCCCCAGCCCCACCGTCCGCGTCGGAATCGGCGCAATTCCCACGCTCCCCGTCGCCCACAACTCCAGGCTCTCTCGCCGCGGCATCACCCCCGGATACCCCGAGGACTTCGTCTTAAAGTTGCGAAAACTCCACAGCGGCACATCCAACCGCAGCGCCCGCAGCTCCACCACCTCATCGATCGAGACCTGATTCTCCCCATCG
Proteins encoded:
- a CDS encoding HD domain-containing protein produces the protein MRPKLFRDPIHDIISLDLSDEAESLLFDLMRTSTVQRLRRVRQLGLASLVYQGAEHSRFAHSMGVAHIARRMVAALPIEVDTRTRQEVFAAALLHDVGHGPFSHAIEKVTGVNHEAFTRDAILDEEGEVYKILAAVDPKLPRDVARYFEPREGFDPGRQVFRDIVSSQLDADRQDYILRDGHATGVKIGVYDFERILATLKVYESKGAKGKAVRRLAVSYRAREAVEDYLIARFHMFKQVYLHKTVRAAEKMLEAVLRRAGERYAAGERWGGLDDRHPLLRLLGGEALSTREYLQVDDTDVWMMLKVWQRGEDEVLASLSEGLLNRELYKTVDLPPGDPVLVARILDRAAEVAREQGLEVDYAVLVDRARDTPYRPYDPSHPRLSAHIPVVERDGRVVPIEQGSDFVHLLGRDTYNTVRLCVPDKVRRVLLEREVGARRLVDEVE